In Alosa alosa isolate M-15738 ecotype Scorff River chromosome 19, AALO_Geno_1.1, whole genome shotgun sequence, a genomic segment contains:
- the egln3 gene encoding egl nine homolog 3 isoform X2 produces MMLSICNVNNTTDAESQNRLKMQFLQQRLHSDLEQLVVDQIVPSLLDQGFFFVDNFLGEFVGHIVLGQVKNIHHAGLLKDGQLARRGFGVSKRNIRGDKIAWVSGAEKGCEAVNFLLTLIDNLISLCIRHLGIKIRERSKAMVACYPGNGSGYVKHVDNPNGDGRCITCIYYLNKNWNAKEHGGILRIFPEGKSHVADIEPLFDRLLLFWSDRRNPHEVQPSYAQRYAITVWYFDSEERAAAKRRFRDLTGSSGQDGSAP; encoded by the exons ATGATGCTCAGTATATGCAACGTTAACAACACTACGGACGCCGAATCacagaacagactgaaaatgcAATTTCTTCAACAAAGGTTGCACTCAGATTTGGAGCAGTTAGTTGTGGACCAGATTGTACCATCGCTGTTGGACCAAGGTTTCTTTTTCGTTGACAACTTTTTGGGAGAGTTCGTTGGACACATTGTTTTGGGTCAAGTGAAGAACATCCACCACGCAGGTCTTCTGAAAGACGGACAGCTTGCTCGTCGAGGCTTCGGAGTTTCCAAGAGAAACATAAGGGGAGACAAGATTGCGTGGGTTAGTGGAGCTGAAAAGGGATGCGAGGCTGTCAATTTTCTTCTGACGTTAATCGACAATTTAATTTCTCTTTGCATTAGACATCTTGGAATAAAAATTCGCGAGCGGTCGAAG GCAATGGTTGCCTGCTATCCAGGAAATGGCTCTGGTTATGTGAAGCATGTAGATAACCCCAATGGTGACGGCCGCTGTATTACCTGTATCTACTACCTGAATAAAAACTGGAATGCCAAG GAGCATGGCGGAATCCTGCGGATCTTTCCAGAAGGCAAATCCCACGTGGCAGACATTGAGCCCCTGTTTGATCGGCTGCTTCTATTCTGGTCTGACCGCCGAAACCCTCACGAGGTCCAGCCATCCTATGCTCAAAG GTATGCAATCACTGTGTGGTATTTTGACTCCGAAGAAAGGGCTGCAGCAAAAAGAAGATTCAGAGACTTAACAG GCTCGTCTGGGCAGGACGGCAGCGCACCCTGA